Proteins found in one Methylobacterium sp. CB376 genomic segment:
- a CDS encoding LysR family transcriptional regulator, which produces MINIRHLLVVNLVMELGSVSAAARRLRISQPSITKTVRMAEQELGISLFLRVGGRLQPTPEARLLLPEVRRLSGFVETLKELADQIRDGRTGRIRIVCNSTVANSVVPEAVARFRALWPGVTVDVMAYATKEVVERVARNEADLGIADTPVRDPELRVEELCEAQMVCVMRADHPLAGHAEVRVSDLLAEPVIAFSEDTVLGRAIREALNERNPRYQVASTINQSTVACALVGQGVGVALIDPFPVAAGAFGGLITRPFVPHILVRPAVLRRFDRPPSQPALAFEQELRAVIALFAASDPNIRARA; this is translated from the coding sequence GTGATCAACATCCGCCACCTCCTCGTCGTGAACCTCGTGATGGAACTCGGCTCCGTGAGCGCGGCAGCCCGGCGGCTGCGCATCTCCCAGCCCTCCATCACCAAGACCGTCCGGATGGCGGAGCAGGAACTCGGCATCAGCCTCTTCCTGCGGGTCGGAGGGCGCCTCCAGCCGACGCCGGAAGCCCGGCTCCTCCTGCCCGAGGTCAGGCGCCTGTCCGGCTTCGTCGAGACCCTGAAGGAGCTCGCCGACCAGATCCGCGACGGGAGGACGGGCCGGATCCGGATCGTCTGCAACTCCACGGTCGCGAACTCGGTCGTGCCCGAGGCCGTGGCCCGCTTCCGGGCGCTGTGGCCCGGCGTCACCGTCGACGTCATGGCCTACGCCACGAAGGAGGTGGTCGAGCGCGTCGCCCGCAACGAGGCCGATCTCGGCATCGCTGACACGCCCGTGCGGGACCCCGAACTGCGGGTGGAGGAGCTCTGCGAAGCCCAGATGGTCTGCGTGATGCGCGCCGACCATCCCCTGGCCGGGCACGCCGAGGTGAGGGTGTCGGACCTGCTCGCCGAGCCCGTGATCGCCTTCTCCGAGGACACTGTGCTCGGCCGCGCCATCCGCGAGGCGCTGAACGAGCGCAACCCCCGCTACCAGGTCGCCAGCACGATCAACCAGTCCACCGTGGCCTGCGCGCTGGTCGGACAGGGGGTCGGGGTGGCGCTGATCGACCCGTTCCCGGTCGCGGCCGGCGCCTTCGGCGGCCTGATCACCCGGCCCTTCGTTCCCCACATCCTGGTCCGGCCGGCCGTCCTGCGCCGCTTCGACCGTCCGCCCTCCCAGCCCGCCCTGGCGTTCGAGCAGGAGCTTCGCGCGGTCATCGCCCTGTTCGCCGCCTCGGACCCGAACATTCGGGCGCGGGCCTGA
- a CDS encoding oxidoreductase, with amino-acid sequence MSRRLEHLFSPLRIRDVEIRNRILSTGHQTFLARDGVPGEDLVAYHEARARGGAGLIIVESARFHASALSDAPELNVSDDRCIPGYRALAEAVHRHGGRVFGQLSHAGRLTRRIRGGVREVAFAPSAVPDNRFQTMPREMPTAMVEEVVEACGAAAGRFAEAGLDGVEIVASHGLLFAQFLNPRTNLRTDRYGGTPENRLRFLAECLSAVRKAVGGRVVGMRISVEEVELDGLDAAEVLAACKALAALGILDYVNTTTGSMAGPGGSVHVVPPMGIAPAYVAPQAGTLRAQVGLPVFVAGRINQPQVAEEVLRAGLADMCGMTRAMISDPDLGNKAAAGRFDDIRACIACNQACIGHFHAGYSISCIQNPVTGREARLPAMPRSGRKRVLVAGGGPGGMKAAATAAARGHDVVLCEAGRRLGGQALLAQLLPDRAEFGGLITNLEREIAQAGIEIRLDTRVDRALVEELRPDEVVVATGALPYEPAIEGREDAHVVGAWAVLNGGANLGTRVLVADWRADWVGMGVAEKLVRDGHQVTLAVNAPHAGYNLQIYLRNYWISKLHKLGVQIVTDARIYGADGTTAYLVHNASNEAIVRDDVDTIVLATGHASATDLERELDGLPVPVHPIGDCLSPRSAEEAILEGFVVARGL; translated from the coding sequence ATGTCACGCCGGCTCGAACACCTGTTCTCACCGCTGCGGATCCGCGACGTCGAGATCCGCAACCGGATCCTCTCGACGGGGCATCAGACCTTCCTCGCCCGGGATGGCGTGCCCGGCGAGGACTTGGTCGCCTACCACGAGGCCCGGGCGCGGGGGGGCGCCGGCCTCATCATCGTCGAGTCGGCCCGCTTTCACGCCTCGGCCCTGAGCGACGCGCCCGAACTGAACGTCAGCGACGACCGCTGCATCCCGGGCTACCGGGCGCTCGCCGAGGCGGTCCACCGTCACGGCGGCAGGGTGTTCGGGCAGCTCTCCCACGCCGGGCGCCTGACGCGGCGGATCCGGGGCGGCGTGCGCGAGGTCGCGTTCGCGCCCTCCGCGGTGCCCGACAACCGCTTCCAGACCATGCCACGGGAGATGCCGACGGCGATGGTCGAGGAGGTGGTCGAGGCCTGCGGGGCGGCGGCGGGCCGCTTCGCCGAGGCCGGCCTGGACGGGGTCGAGATCGTGGCCAGCCACGGGCTGCTCTTCGCCCAGTTCCTGAACCCGCGGACCAACCTGCGCACCGACCGATACGGCGGGACGCCCGAGAACCGGCTCCGCTTCCTGGCCGAGTGCCTCTCGGCCGTCCGCAAGGCGGTGGGCGGCCGCGTTGTCGGCATGCGGATCTCGGTCGAGGAGGTGGAGCTCGACGGCCTCGACGCGGCCGAGGTGCTGGCCGCCTGCAAGGCGCTGGCGGCGCTGGGGATCCTCGACTACGTCAACACCACGACGGGATCGATGGCGGGGCCCGGCGGCTCGGTCCACGTCGTGCCGCCGATGGGGATCGCACCGGCCTATGTGGCGCCGCAGGCCGGGACCCTGCGCGCGCAGGTCGGCCTGCCGGTCTTCGTCGCCGGCCGGATCAACCAGCCGCAGGTCGCCGAGGAGGTCCTGCGGGCAGGCCTCGCCGACATGTGCGGCATGACCCGCGCGATGATCTCCGACCCAGACCTGGGCAACAAGGCCGCGGCGGGCCGCTTCGACGACATCCGGGCCTGCATCGCCTGCAATCAGGCCTGCATCGGCCATTTTCACGCCGGCTACTCCATCTCGTGTATCCAGAACCCGGTCACGGGCCGCGAGGCGCGGCTGCCCGCGATGCCCCGGTCGGGGCGCAAGCGCGTCCTCGTGGCGGGCGGCGGCCCCGGGGGCATGAAGGCCGCCGCCACCGCGGCCGCGCGCGGACACGACGTCGTCCTGTGCGAGGCGGGACGTCGGCTCGGCGGCCAGGCGCTGCTCGCGCAGCTGCTTCCCGACCGCGCCGAGTTCGGCGGCCTGATCACCAACTTGGAGCGCGAGATCGCGCAGGCCGGCATCGAGATCCGCCTCGACACCCGAGTCGACCGCGCCCTCGTGGAGGAGCTGCGGCCCGACGAGGTGGTGGTGGCCACCGGCGCCCTCCCGTACGAACCCGCGATCGAGGGCCGGGAGGACGCCCACGTCGTCGGCGCCTGGGCGGTGCTGAACGGCGGCGCCAATCTCGGGACCCGGGTCCTGGTCGCGGATTGGCGCGCCGACTGGGTCGGGATGGGCGTGGCCGAGAAGCTGGTGCGCGACGGGCATCAGGTGACGCTGGCGGTCAATGCGCCCCATGCCGGTTACAATCTGCAGATCTACCTGCGCAACTACTGGATCTCCAAGCTGCACAAGCTCGGTGTCCAGATCGTCACGGATGCGCGCATCTACGGCGCCGACGGAACGACCGCCTACCTGGTCCACAATGCGTCGAACGAGGCGATCGTCCGGGACGACGTCGACACGATCGTGCTGGCCACCGGCCACGCCTCCGCGACCGATCTGGAGCGGGAGCTCGACGGCCTGCCGGTGCCGGTTCATCCCATCGGGGATTGCCTCTCGCCCCGCAGCGCGGAGGAAGCCATCCTGGAAGGGTTCGTGGTCGCGCGTGGCCTCTGA
- a CDS encoding ABC transporter substrate-binding protein, with protein MLNRRILLQGLTGAAFAGGVAPAAAQGRPFTFCSFGGAIGTVFKTAFMDPAARKFGIRIANTSPTNYAKLKAMVEAKAVEWDLVDTGGQFIFQGRDQGLLEKLDYSIIDASRLDRAWVTDYGIYVLVGATVMAYNTKQMPAGATPNTWKDFWDVKSFPGPRTLYTRFYYNYEAALLAAGVPRGEVYPATEDKIKLALEKLREIKPHVKVWWTTGAQPAQLVSTGEVAMALVWSGRVLDVIKEGAPVAFTYEDSIAWGEAFVVPKGAPNAETAMRVINYAISEEAQEALLPLGVYGPVLKSAAAKATPDQAKAYVSYPANLAQACIFNDEEVARYATRYEQEWQKFLLS; from the coding sequence ATGCTCAACAGACGCATCCTCCTCCAGGGGCTGACCGGTGCCGCCTTCGCCGGAGGCGTGGCGCCGGCCGCCGCACAGGGGCGGCCCTTCACCTTCTGCTCCTTCGGCGGCGCCATCGGCACCGTGTTCAAGACCGCCTTCATGGATCCGGCCGCACGGAAGTTCGGCATCCGCATCGCCAACACCTCTCCCACCAATTACGCCAAGCTCAAGGCGATGGTCGAGGCCAAGGCCGTCGAGTGGGATCTGGTCGATACCGGCGGCCAATTCATCTTCCAGGGCCGCGACCAGGGCCTGCTGGAGAAACTCGACTACTCGATCATCGACGCGTCCCGGCTCGATCGCGCCTGGGTCACCGACTATGGCATCTACGTCCTGGTCGGGGCGACCGTGATGGCCTACAACACGAAGCAGATGCCGGCCGGCGCCACTCCGAACACCTGGAAGGATTTCTGGGATGTGAAGAGCTTCCCGGGTCCTCGGACGCTCTACACACGATTCTATTACAATTACGAGGCGGCCCTGCTGGCCGCGGGGGTGCCGCGCGGCGAGGTCTACCCGGCGACCGAGGACAAGATCAAGCTCGCCTTAGAGAAGCTGCGCGAGATCAAGCCGCACGTGAAGGTCTGGTGGACGACGGGCGCGCAGCCGGCCCAGCTCGTCTCGACCGGCGAGGTGGCAATGGCGCTGGTCTGGAGCGGACGGGTGCTCGACGTCATCAAGGAGGGCGCGCCGGTCGCCTTCACGTACGAGGACTCGATCGCCTGGGGCGAGGCGTTCGTGGTGCCCAAGGGCGCCCCGAACGCCGAGACGGCGATGAGGGTCATCAACTACGCGATCTCCGAGGAGGCCCAGGAGGCCCTCCTGCCGCTCGGCGTCTACGGGCCCGTGCTGAAGAGCGCGGCCGCCAAGGCGACCCCGGACCAAGCCAAGGCCTACGTCAGCTATCCGGCCAACCTCGCGCAGGCCTGCATCTTCAACGACGAGGAAGTGGCGCGCTACGCGACCCGGTACGAACAGGAGTGGCAGAAGTTCCTGCTGTCCTGA
- a CDS encoding ABC transporter ATP-binding protein — protein MHTKAGRPVAFAGIAKRYGSFEALSAIDIALEPGEFLALLGPSGSGKTTLLNIAAGFVAPSAGRVVIAGQDVTPLPPRKRNIGMMFQSYALFPHLSVFENVAYGLRVRNRPRAEVAERVEAALAMVQLDGLGQRRIRGLSGGQQQRVALARAVVTEPDVLLMDEPLGALDRQLRKHVQLEIRRLHRALGCTTVFVTHDQEEALMMADRVGVMRAGRLEQVGSPRDLYARPANAFVAAFLGESNLLRGRVTRCEGGAAAIDLPALRTTLRGRAARPFRVGEEAAALLRPETLSFAPHGGFRGRVEETIFLGEIFAARVELAPGQSVWVRTFSSGDQPAEGAQTTLACDPAAILILPADPT, from the coding sequence ATGCACACCAAGGCGGGACGCCCGGTCGCGTTCGCGGGCATCGCGAAGCGCTACGGCAGCTTCGAGGCGTTGTCCGCCATCGACATCGCCCTCGAACCCGGCGAGTTCCTGGCACTGCTCGGGCCGAGCGGATCGGGTAAGACGACACTTCTCAACATCGCGGCCGGCTTCGTCGCCCCGAGCGCCGGCCGGGTCGTTATCGCCGGCCAGGACGTGACGCCGCTGCCGCCGCGCAAGCGGAATATCGGCATGATGTTCCAGAGCTACGCCCTGTTCCCGCACCTGAGCGTGTTCGAGAACGTCGCCTACGGGCTGCGGGTCCGCAACCGGCCGCGGGCCGAGGTCGCGGAGCGCGTCGAGGCGGCGCTCGCCATGGTGCAGCTCGACGGACTGGGCCAGCGGCGGATCCGCGGGCTCTCGGGCGGCCAGCAGCAGCGCGTCGCCCTGGCTCGGGCGGTCGTGACCGAGCCGGACGTGCTGCTGATGGACGAGCCGCTCGGCGCGCTCGATCGGCAGTTGCGCAAGCATGTGCAGCTCGAGATCCGCCGCCTCCATCGCGCCCTCGGCTGCACCACGGTCTTCGTGACCCACGACCAGGAGGAGGCGCTGATGATGGCCGACCGCGTCGGTGTCATGCGGGCCGGCCGCCTCGAACAGGTCGGCAGCCCACGGGACCTCTACGCCCGCCCAGCCAATGCCTTCGTGGCGGCCTTCCTCGGCGAATCGAACCTGCTGCGCGGGCGGGTGACGCGGTGCGAGGGCGGCGCGGCCGCGATCGACCTGCCGGCCCTGCGCACTACGCTGCGCGGGCGCGCGGCCCGGCCGTTCCGGGTCGGCGAGGAGGCGGCGGCGCTGCTGCGGCCCGAGACCCTGTCTTTCGCACCCCACGGCGGTTTCAGGGGCCGGGTCGAGGAGACGATCTTCCTCGGCGAGATCTTCGCCGCCCGGGTGGAACTGGCACCCGGGCAGTCCGTCTGGGTGCGCACCTTCTCCTCGGGCGATCAGCCCGCGGAAGGGGCGCAGACGACACTCGCGTGCGATCCGGCCGCGATCCTGATCCTTCCCGCTGACCCCACCTGA
- a CDS encoding ABC transporter permease: MSAARILVYAVGSATLAFLVSPLAAVVPASFSRASFIQIPPAIWSTRWYEAFWSDPEWFSSFETSIRVAVLASALSLGIGTLAALGLQQVSPRPRAAIMAVVLSPLIVPVIMISIALYAVARPLGLHGTVLGLALGHTLLALPFVVINVGLALSALDPNYARAAECLGAAPWRVFRTVTLPLIAPGLAGAAAFAFITSFDEVVLSIFLSGIEAKTLPVKMWEVIRVEFTPVSAVAATILIAITVVLFAAVQAIRGRSETEG, from the coding sequence ATGAGCGCGGCCCGCATCCTGGTCTACGCCGTCGGCTCGGCGACCCTGGCCTTCCTCGTCTCGCCGCTCGCCGCGGTCGTGCCGGCTTCGTTCAGCCGCGCGTCGTTCATCCAGATCCCGCCCGCGATCTGGTCGACCCGCTGGTACGAGGCGTTCTGGTCCGATCCGGAATGGTTCAGCTCGTTCGAGACCAGCATCCGGGTCGCCGTGCTCGCGAGCGCGCTCTCCCTGGGGATCGGGACGCTCGCGGCGCTCGGCCTGCAGCAGGTCTCGCCCAGGCCGCGCGCCGCCATCATGGCGGTCGTGCTCTCGCCGCTGATCGTGCCGGTCATCATGATCAGCATCGCGCTGTACGCCGTGGCGCGCCCGCTCGGGCTGCACGGCACGGTCCTCGGGCTCGCGCTGGGCCACACGCTGCTCGCCCTGCCCTTCGTGGTCATCAATGTCGGCCTGGCACTCTCTGCCCTCGATCCGAACTACGCCCGGGCGGCCGAATGCCTCGGTGCCGCGCCCTGGCGCGTGTTCCGCACCGTCACGCTGCCGCTAATCGCCCCGGGCCTCGCCGGTGCCGCCGCTTTCGCCTTTATCACCTCCTTCGACGAGGTCGTGCTGTCGATCTTCCTCTCCGGGATCGAAGCCAAGACCCTGCCGGTGAAGATGTGGGAGGTCATCCGGGTCGAGTTCACGCCGGTCTCGGCCGTCGCCGCGACGATCCTCATCGCCATCACGGTGGTGCTGTTCGCCGCCGTCCAGGCGATCCGCGGCCGCAGCGAGACGGAAGGGTGA
- a CDS encoding ABC transporter permease — MRSAPHSLRARLVTAALLLPFVLFVALAFALPMLRLIELSLSSPEGAFASYIEIASSSVYRAVFANTVVLALSVAALTTLLAYPTAYMVSELRGWKRSLALWCVLFPLWISVLVRTFSWILLLERNGPVNRLLLASGLVDTPVSLLFNSAGVHIGMVQVLLPYALLPILTSMRTFDGRLLLASDALGARPITTFWRVYLPLTLPGVMAGFTLVFLLGLGFYITPAILGGPGNMTIAMLIDQFVTERLVWPLAAAASVWLLAVIVLLMAVASRFVGLVNVVAAR, encoded by the coding sequence ATGAGGTCCGCTCCGCATTCCCTGCGCGCACGCTTGGTGACGGCGGCCCTGCTGCTGCCGTTCGTGCTCTTCGTCGCCCTGGCCTTCGCGCTGCCGATGCTGAGGCTGATCGAACTCTCGCTCTCCTCGCCGGAAGGCGCCTTCGCGTCCTACATCGAGATCGCGAGCAGCTCCGTCTACCGGGCGGTGTTCGCCAACACGGTGGTGCTGGCGCTGTCGGTGGCGGCCCTGACGACGCTCCTCGCCTATCCGACCGCCTACATGGTCTCGGAACTGAGGGGCTGGAAGCGGAGCCTCGCCCTCTGGTGCGTGCTGTTCCCGCTCTGGATCAGCGTCCTCGTCCGGACCTTCTCGTGGATCCTGCTCCTAGAGCGGAACGGACCGGTCAACCGGCTCCTGCTCGCCTCCGGCCTCGTCGACACGCCGGTGAGCCTGCTGTTCAACTCGGCCGGCGTGCATATCGGCATGGTCCAGGTGCTCCTGCCCTATGCGCTGCTGCCGATCCTGACGTCGATGCGGACCTTCGACGGGCGGCTCCTGCTCGCCAGCGACGCGCTCGGCGCCCGCCCGATCACGACCTTCTGGCGCGTCTACCTGCCCCTGACGCTTCCGGGCGTGATGGCGGGCTTCACGCTCGTCTTCCTGCTCGGCCTCGGCTTCTACATCACGCCCGCGATCCTCGGGGGGCCGGGCAACATGACCATCGCGATGCTGATCGACCAGTTCGTCACCGAGCGGCTGGTCTGGCCGCTCGCGGCGGCGGCCTCGGTCTGGCTCCTGGCCGTGATCGTGCTGCTGATGGCCGTGGCGAGCCGGTTCGTCGGCCTCGTCAACGTGGTGGCCGCCCGATGA
- a CDS encoding GcvT family protein: MASLPERAQVVIVGGGIVGCSVAYHLTLRGCTDVVLLERKQLTSGTTWHAAGLVGQLRATHNLTRLAQYTTELYATLEAQTGQATGFLQIGSLGLATNAERMEELRRGAAMARCFGLEVNVLTSDEARALWPLMAADDLVGAVHLPRDGQTNPIDTTQALAKGARMRGARIFENLAVDEIVVEGGRAVGVRTALGDIRAEAVVNCAGMWAHDLGARAGATVPLHAAEHFYVVTEPMPGLPPHLPVLRDADNCTYIKEDAGKLLVGWFEPVAKPWGMDGIPESFAFDSLPDDLEHIEPLLEAAVRRVPALGEAGIQLFFNGPESFTPDDRYLLGETAEVRGLFVAAGFNSIGIQSAGGAGKVLSDWIIDGHPPMDLWDVDIRRTLPFQRNRRYLRDRTVESLGLLYDMHWPFRQPTTARGVRRSTLHDRLAERGACFGEAAGWERPNWFAPEGEAAQYRYTFGRQNWFPHSAAEHRATREAVGLFDLSSFAKFVLDGADAEAALNRICANDIAIPVGQVVYTPWLNERGGIEADVTVTRESETRFLIVTAAATQARDFAWLTRNIPAEARATALDVTSAQAVLGIMGPRSRELLSLLTDADLSNAAFPFGTSRVVDLAYARVRASRITYVGELGWELFIPTEFAQGVFDALMAAGRDLGLRLAGYHALNSLRMEKGYRHWGHDITDEDTPLESGLSFAVAWDKNGGFIGREALLRRRDHVPSRRLVGIALESPDHLLYHNEPILRDGRIIGRVTSGMFGHTVGRALGLGYVATNGQALTADALAAHRIEVDVAGERVPARLSLEPFYDPEDRRIQDLPAETELGRGPAITPSMPLPRQLRSETP; this comes from the coding sequence GTGGCTTCTCTTCCCGAACGCGCGCAGGTGGTGATCGTCGGCGGCGGCATCGTCGGATGCAGCGTCGCCTACCATCTGACCCTGCGGGGCTGCACCGACGTCGTGCTGCTCGAACGCAAGCAGCTCACCTCCGGCACCACGTGGCACGCGGCCGGCCTCGTCGGACAGCTTCGGGCCACCCACAACCTCACCCGGCTGGCGCAGTACACGACCGAACTCTACGCCACGCTCGAAGCCCAGACCGGACAGGCCACCGGCTTTCTCCAGATCGGCTCGCTCGGCCTCGCCACGAACGCCGAGCGCATGGAGGAGCTCCGGCGCGGCGCCGCCATGGCCCGCTGCTTCGGGCTGGAGGTCAACGTGCTCACTTCCGACGAGGCGCGGGCGCTCTGGCCGCTCATGGCGGCCGACGACCTCGTCGGCGCCGTCCACCTGCCGCGGGACGGGCAGACGAACCCGATCGACACCACGCAGGCCCTTGCAAAGGGCGCCCGGATGCGCGGCGCGCGGATCTTCGAGAACCTGGCCGTGGACGAGATCGTGGTGGAGGGCGGCCGCGCGGTGGGCGTGCGGACGGCTTTGGGCGACATCCGCGCCGAGGCCGTCGTGAACTGCGCGGGCATGTGGGCGCACGACCTCGGGGCCCGCGCCGGCGCGACGGTGCCGCTGCACGCCGCCGAGCACTTCTACGTCGTGACCGAGCCCATGCCCGGCCTGCCGCCCCACCTGCCGGTCCTGCGCGATGCCGACAACTGCACCTACATCAAAGAGGACGCCGGCAAGCTCCTCGTCGGATGGTTCGAGCCGGTCGCCAAGCCCTGGGGCATGGACGGGATCCCGGAGAGCTTCGCGTTCGATTCGCTTCCCGACGACCTGGAGCACATCGAGCCCCTGCTCGAGGCGGCGGTCCGGCGCGTCCCGGCCCTCGGCGAGGCCGGCATCCAGCTGTTCTTCAACGGCCCGGAGAGCTTCACGCCGGACGACCGCTACCTCCTCGGCGAGACGGCCGAGGTCCGGGGCCTCTTCGTGGCGGCCGGCTTCAATTCGATCGGCATCCAGTCGGCGGGGGGAGCCGGCAAGGTCCTGTCGGATTGGATCATCGACGGCCACCCGCCGATGGACCTGTGGGACGTGGACATCCGGCGCACCCTGCCGTTCCAGCGCAACCGCCGCTACCTGCGGGACCGGACCGTCGAGTCGCTCGGCCTCCTCTACGACATGCACTGGCCCTTCCGGCAGCCGACGACGGCGCGCGGCGTGCGCCGCTCGACCCTCCACGACCGCCTCGCGGAAAGGGGGGCCTGCTTCGGCGAGGCGGCGGGATGGGAGCGTCCCAACTGGTTCGCGCCGGAGGGCGAGGCGGCGCAGTACCGCTACACCTTCGGGCGCCAGAACTGGTTCCCGCACTCCGCCGCGGAGCATCGCGCGACGCGCGAGGCGGTCGGCCTCTTCGACCTGTCCTCCTTCGCCAAATTCGTGCTCGACGGCGCCGATGCCGAGGCGGCGCTCAACCGGATCTGCGCCAATGACATCGCGATCCCGGTCGGCCAAGTCGTCTACACCCCGTGGCTGAACGAGCGCGGCGGCATCGAGGCGGACGTCACGGTGACCCGGGAGAGCGAGACCCGCTTCCTGATCGTGACGGCGGCGGCGACGCAGGCGCGGGATTTCGCGTGGCTGACGCGGAACATACCGGCGGAGGCGCGGGCCACGGCCCTCGACGTCACCTCCGCGCAGGCCGTTCTTGGGATCATGGGCCCGCGCTCGCGCGAGCTCCTCTCACTGCTGACGGATGCCGATCTCTCCAACGCGGCCTTTCCGTTCGGGACGTCGCGGGTCGTTGACCTCGCCTATGCACGCGTCCGGGCGAGCCGGATTACCTATGTCGGGGAACTGGGCTGGGAGCTCTTCATCCCGACCGAGTTCGCCCAGGGCGTGTTCGACGCCCTCATGGCAGCCGGCCGGGATCTCGGCCTGCGCCTCGCCGGTTACCACGCCCTCAACTCCCTGCGGATGGAGAAGGGGTATCGCCACTGGGGGCACGACATCACCGACGAGGACACCCCCCTCGAGAGCGGCCTCTCCTTCGCGGTGGCGTGGGACAAGAACGGCGGCTTCATCGGCCGCGAGGCACTCCTGCGCCGGCGCGATCACGTCCCCTCTCGCCGCCTCGTCGGCATCGCCCTCGAGAGCCCGGACCACCTGCTCTACCACAACGAGCCGATTCTCCGGGACGGCCGGATCATCGGCCGTGTCACCTCGGGCATGTTCGGGCATACGGTGGGCAGGGCGCTCGGCCTCGGCTACGTCGCGACCAACGGCCAAGCCCTCACGGCCGACGCCCTCGCAGCCCATCGCATCGAAGTCGACGTGGCGGGTGAGCGCGTACCGGCCCGCCTGAGCCTAGAGCCATTCTACGATCCCGAGGACCGGCGGATCCAGGATCTGCCAGCCGAGACGGAACTCGGCCGGGGACCTGCCATCACGCCATCGATGCCGCTGCCTCGGCAACTGCGATCCGAAACGCCATGA
- a CDS encoding helix-turn-helix domain-containing protein has product MPRDEVDAASPAAAGNEQELLLGEQIRALRKIKGLTLQQIAGEIGVSIGYLSQIERNRSKLPIGVLKRIATILGVQLSWFFQPQTLGPPEEQDFIVRAGRRRRMSFTGTGIAEELLSPNLNGPLEVLLSTIAPGSDSDFYSHDGMEAGLVLAGTLDLWIGDRTFRLEVGDSFSFSSRERHRCANPGEIETKVVWIITPPHY; this is encoded by the coding sequence ATGCCGCGCGACGAGGTGGACGCCGCCTCTCCCGCGGCTGCCGGCAACGAGCAGGAGCTCCTGCTCGGCGAGCAGATCCGCGCCCTGCGGAAGATCAAGGGCCTGACCCTGCAGCAGATCGCCGGCGAGATCGGTGTGTCGATCGGGTATCTCAGCCAGATCGAGCGCAACCGCTCGAAACTGCCGATCGGCGTCCTCAAGCGCATTGCGACGATCCTGGGGGTCCAGCTGAGCTGGTTCTTTCAGCCGCAGACCCTCGGCCCGCCCGAGGAGCAGGATTTCATCGTGCGGGCCGGCCGCCGCCGCAGGATGTCGTTCACGGGCACGGGCATCGCGGAGGAACTGCTCTCGCCGAACCTGAACGGTCCGCTGGAAGTGCTGCTCAGCACGATCGCTCCCGGCTCCGACAGCGATTTCTACAGCCACGACGGCATGGAGGCCGGGCTGGTGCTCGCAGGCACGCTCGACCTGTGGATCGGGGACAGGACGTTCCGCCTCGAGGTCGGCGACAGCTTCTCCTTCAGCAGTAGGGAGCGGCATCGCTGCGCCAACCCTGGCGAGATCGAGACCAAGGTGGTCTGGATCATCACGCCACCGCACTATTGA